A region from the Acanthochromis polyacanthus isolate Apoly-LR-REF ecotype Palm Island chromosome 23, KAUST_Apoly_ChrSc, whole genome shotgun sequence genome encodes:
- the larp7 gene encoding la-related protein 7, translating to MMTTERGAGEAGAAEPSSKNKEMEKKKRSRVKQLLGDVKKQVEFWFGDVNLHKDRFLKKLIDESGDGYVDISVLASFNRMKKLTTDTKLIARALKNSSVVEVNLEGNKVRRQLPVGDVPNDVDSRTVYVELLPKDVTHGWIERVFTKCGNVVYVSIPRYKSSGDSKGFAFVEFETEEQARKAIEMLNNPPEDAPRKPGIFPKTKSRKPISLPADNPPGEEEEKKKRKKKKKKEGATVQLPAEEVKEQEMEAERSEQKRQRSVSGDFDPEVASTQKTPGKLAEKKRRRSQTAEGSESEVPSKIRKTSESESGEKQKSGAKSIAPTKSDSQRGTEKGKENRDDATVKAKRKRKKKHKEKLKIGEEVIPLRVLSKKAWLQLKQEYLALQKRSMSSLKKCMSKIDHKEHKSLMETDENPRDGDVDKSHKSEKDTNQGPQFTSGVIVKITDNKPLPERKIIKEVLSKISPVAYIDILEGDAEGHIRFHSPEEAKAVSVVKAELQKEHSWKVEILSGDHEQRYWQKILVDRQVKLNRPREKKRGTEKLISKAEKIIIARAKEANKHIRFQED from the exons AGAAGCTCATCGATGAATCCGGCGATGGAT ATGTTGATATATCTGTGCTGGCGAGCTTTAATCGAATGAAGAAGCTGACTACTGACACCAAGCTGATTGCCCGAGCATTGAAAAACTCATCTGTAGTTGAG gttAACCTTGAGGGAAATAAAGTAAGACGCCAACTCCCGGTTGGAGACGTACCGAACGATGTCGACAGCCGCACAGTCTATGTG GAACTTTTACCCAAAGATGTGACCCACGGCTGGATTGAAAGAGTGTTCACAAAATGTGGGAATGTGGTTTACGTTAGCATCCCCAGATACAAGTCCTCTGGCGACTCCAAAGGTTTCGCCTTTGTTGAGTTTGAGACAGAAGAACAAGCGCGGAAAGCCATAGAG ATGCTGAACAACCCTCCTGAGGATGCTCCCAGGAAACCAGGGATTTTCCCCAAAACGAAAAGTAGGAAACCCATTTCTCTGCCGGCTGACAACCCACCAG gtgaagaagaagagaagaaaaagcgcaagaagaagaaaaagaaagaaggtgCCACAGTGCAGCTGCCTGCAGAAGAAGTCAAAGAGCAGGAGATGGAAGCTGAGAGGTCCGAGCAAAAGAGGCAACGCTCAGTTAGCGGGGATTTCGATCCGGAGGTCGCCAGCACTCAGAAGACACCCGGTAAGCTGGCGGAGAAAAAAAGACGACGGTCACAGACGGCAGAAGGATCAGAAAGTGAGGTACCATCGAAGATAAGAAAAACCAGCGAAAGTGAATCTGGAGAGAAGCAGAAAAGTGGAGCAAAGAGTA TTGCACCCACTAAAAGCGACTCGCAGAGAGGTACCGAGAAggggaaagaaaacagagatgATGCAACCGTGAAagcaaagaggaagagaaaaaagaaacacaaagagaaactcAAAATTGGGGAAGAAGTGATTCCATTGCGGGTTCTATCAAA GAAAGCCTGGCTTCAACTGAAACAGGAGTATTTGGCCTTGCAGAAGCGCAGCATGTCGTCCCTGAAGAAGTGCATGAGTAAGATTGATCACAAGGAACACAAGAGTCTAATGGAGACGGATGAGAATCCCCGAGATGGGGATG TTGATAAAAGCCACAAAAGTGAAAAGGACACTAACCAGGGCCCTCAGTTCACCAGTGGTGTCATCGTGAAGATTACCGACAACAAGCCGCTGCCAGAGAGGAAAATCATCAAA GAGGTCTTGTCCAAAATATCTCCAGTGGCCTACATTGATATTTTAGAGGGAGACGCTGAAGGTCACATCCGATTTCACAGTCCAGAGGAGGCCAAAGCTGTCAGTGTTGTTAAAGCAGAGCTACAGAAGGAGCACAGCTGGAAAGTGGAGATTCTCTCAG GTGACCATGAACAACGGTACTGGCAGAAGATCCTGGTGGACCGTCAGGTCAAGTTGAATCGACCGAGGGAAAAGAAACGCGGTACAGAAAAG CTCATATCCAAAGCTGAAAAAATCATCATTGCCAGAGCCAAGGAGGCTAATAAACACATCCGCTTCCAGGAAGACTAG
- the LOC110953844 gene encoding uncharacterized protein LOC110953844, which yields MQRSAQGANTLSKKTRQQNTRCRPANNRQDTTMGPINGPVRPLAWAPMTTEYQEKFLPPQWKTKTIVTTSRIKDPYHPLRGTNADIGTLRSSFKVQNCRKIPPQPPQLSEPPKDCRRRVTSITCPSMRTIVPWMPPKQNFVSSYQSDFQPWVVNKLKPYRPKDNFSIKSGIVALDEPHEQEKRSTANSTDVPQEVSHSVHPRPNQVQPLQLAAASFQPKAASHINREHLDESSDFFDRFQSLSLETKFCGQPKKPGQPEDHRFDQMMHKSQGTKPILPSVQTSKNNVEPAHGNTMKEDLRAWSAPRVTKKPRSGFPKLNNAAGSNSSCNKQISEPPRSRHCSDS from the exons ATGCAGAGGAGCGCACAGGGTGCAAATACGCTCTCTAAAAAGACGAGGCAGCAAAACACACGATGCAGGCCTGCAAACAACCGGCAGGACACAACCATGGG TCCAATCAACGGACCTGTGAGACCCCTGGCATGGGCCCCCATGACTACAGAGTACCAGGAGAAGTTCCTCCCTCCCCAGTGGAAAACCAAAACCATCGTCACCACCTCCAGGATTAAGGACCCCTACCACCCACTGAGGGGCACAAATGCAGATATCGGCACCTTAAG ATCCTCCTTCAAGGTCCAAAACTGTCGTAAAATCCCACCACAGCCCCCACAGCTATCAGAGCCTCCCAAAGACTGCAGAAGGAGGGTCACCAGCATTACATGCCCCTCCATGCGTACCATCGTCCCCTGGATGCCGCCCAAGCAGAACTTTGTCTCTTCGTACCAAA GTGATTTCCAACCTTGGGTGGTGAACAAGCTGAAGCCATATCGGCCAAAAGACAACTTCAGCATAAAGTCTGGAATAGTTGCCTTGGATGAACCTCATGAGCAAGAGAAAAGATCCACGGCCAACTCTACTGACGTGCCACAGGAAGTCTCGCACTCTGTGCATCCCAGACCCAACCAAGTTCAACCACTACAGCTGGCAGCAGCATCATTCCAACCAAAGGCTGCTTCGCACATAAACCGAGAACATCTTGACGAATCCAGTGACTTCTTTGACAGATTCCAATCCTTGTCCCTTGAAACCAAGTTCTGCGGGCAACCCAAAAAGCCCGGTCAACCAGAAGATCACCGATTTGACCAAATGATGCACAAGTCCCAGGGCACAAAGCCAATTCTGCCGTCTGTGCAAACCAGTAAGAACAATGTGGAACCCGCCCATGGGAATACCATGAAGGAGGACTTGAGAGCTTGGAGTGCACCACGGGTCACAAAAAAGCCTCGGAGTGGATTTCCCAAATTGAACAACGCTGCAGGCTCTAACTCCAGCTGCAACAAACAAATCTCCGAGCCTCCACGGAGCCGCCACTGTTCAGATTCTTAA